In one Gadus morhua chromosome 15, gadMor3.0, whole genome shotgun sequence genomic region, the following are encoded:
- the edrf1 gene encoding erythroid differentiation-related factor 1 produces MSASPDGGQYSGLSDQSSEIPCSGGESSKHELEVCTGTNEVKSRAVVKYCAAPPPTSYALLQEQTDLKLPPANWLRENPQLGSAGTTVLGSSSKSKPFSSFGMAYDFIDNIGDDVDVVSDSENIKKLLKIPYSKSHVSMAVHRVGRTLLLDELDIQELFMRSSQTGDWTWLKEFYQRLIDQKWQRKKKSKEHWYQKAILSKFLYYSINGDAAAERLPDNEGEEESGAEEFSPSWPATFPSTPSDSEESAAPKEENISVDSLFAIDQVTAIPKGQNVPMLFNEGESSQGLRNDFVRNIMWTFEDIHMLVGSNMPIFGGGRYPAVSLRLRDNNKPINILTGIDYWLDNLMCNVPELVMCFHVNGIVQKYEMIKTEDIPDLDNSTFSTRVVKDIAQNILSFLKSNCTKEGHTYWLFKASGSDIVKLYDLTTLCEEAEEEKYQNPFTLPVAVLLYKVASNMMLKARQNRKHYGTVRTLLLNCVKLLDQERHPQIIASAHYMLSELFQLDEPPEADSDGSLRAGSEDSYSDEEEGEEEEEEELAEDDSDTSSSDAAGDSKAIAVIRSVGELSVPEKYKSTHQIRPSYAFPVSQDKEERCRHVLSYVLEGLKAVDGSIKKESDLPAADPNTPIPLKYEERVAPVEKGITLLLEIVVPFQEIRKHATRSGIIPGTWQHRIKQQLFLKASKAYYVLSDAATNLLKYGRALRYIKLALQCHDAYCAVSSVLPPRVLLFHTECLSLCGDIQLMLAQNANNRAAYLEEYSYQTKEDQEILHSLHRESGCQAFNMATDLATDPEYQLIVSSKCYEASYELLTAEVVKEQGAQQLGQVLKRLGNIRNEMGVFYMNQAAAVQTEKEGRSSVSVPEQELWKKSFACFEKGMQDFHAIEDQTNTALLLCNTGRLMRICAQAHCALSTDQSRGEFSPEEALYYNKAIDYYLRAMKALATRGSHPLVWDSVTWELSTTYFTLATLLQDYAPLSRKAQQQIEQEVTDAMMKSLRYCDLQTESARQPLYQYRAATIHHRLASMYHSCFRNQVGDEHVRKQHRSLAELHYSKAVRLFLSLRDAPCELLRTLLERVAFAEFTMAGQSSSGAKLKSLTAALEVMMDTRHAFQLIHKELFESQRELMTCDHTQPMPSADGADGPSSSGLNLEEVMKLVGVFEASFSFLLLQLVKLLAATKRKPSPKDEELLKTYKSVYSKLLRAEKSAALHARVQLYVDLLQQLSSPPGSEDARA; encoded by the exons ATGAGTGCCTCACCTGACGGAGGACAATATAGTGGCCTGTCGGATCAGTCTTCTGAGATACCGTGCTCCGGAGGAGAAAGCAGCAAACAT GAGTTGGAGGTATGTACAGGTACGAACGAGGTTAAGAGCCGGGCTGTGGTGAAGTACTGTGCTGCACCGCCTCCGACCAGCTATGCCTTGCTCCAGGAGCAGACAGACTTGAAGCTTCCTCCTGCGAACTGGCTGAGGGAAAACCCTCAGCTTGGAAGTGCTGGAACCACCGTTCTGGGATCCAGCAGCAAGAGCAAGCCCTTTTCGAG TTTCGGCATGGCGTATGACTTCATCGACAACATCGGCGATGACGTGGACGTCGTGTCAGACTCCGAG AACATAAAGAAGCTTCTGAAAATCCCATACAGCAAGTCCCATGTCAGCATGGCCGTGCACCGAGTAGGGAGGACTCTGCTGCTGGACGAGCTGGACATCCAAGAGCTCTTCATGAGGTCTTCTCAG ACCGGAGACTGGACGTGGCTGAAGGAATTTTACCAGCGGCTGATCGATCAAAAGTGGCAGCggaaaaaaaagagcaaagaacACTGGTACCAAAAAGCCATCCTCTCAAAGTTCCTCTACTACAG TATAAACGGGGATGCAGCAGCCGAGCGCCTACCGGATAacgaaggggaggaggagagtggggcgGAGGAGTTCAGCCCGTCCTGGCCTGCCACCTTCCCCAGCACGCCTTCAGACTCTGAGGAATCTGCCGCCCCCAAAGAG GAGAACATCTCTGTTGACAGTCTGTTTGCTATCGACCAGGTGACAGCCATTCCCAAAGGGCAGAACGTTCCTATGCTCTTcaatgagggagagagcagcCAG GGTTTGAGGAACGACTTTGTGCGAAACATCATGTGGACCTTTGAAGATATCCACATGCTGGTGGGCTCCAACATGCCCATATTTGGAGGTGGTCGCTACCCAGCCGTCAGTCTGCGTCTCAG GGACAACAACAAGCCGATCAACATCCTGACCGGGATCGACTACTGGCTGGACAATCTGATGTGCAACGTCCCAGAGCTTGTTATGTGCTTCCATGTCAACGGGATAGTCCAG AAATACGAGATGATAAAGACAGAAGATATCCCCGATCTGGACAACTCCACCTTCTCCACGCGTGTAGTGAAAGACATCGCCCAGAAcatcctctccttcctcaaGTCCAACTGCACCAAAGAGGGTCACACCTACTGGCTCTTCAAAG CCAGTGGCAGTGACATTGTGAAGCTCTATGACCTCACCACGCTGtgtgaggaggctgaggaggagaaaTACCAGAACCCCTTCACCCTGCCGGTTGCCGTGTTGCTCTATAA GGTGGCCAGCAACATGATGCTGAAGGCCAGGCAGAACAGGAAGCACTACGGGACGGTCCGAACACTGCTGCTGAACTGCGTCAAGCTGCTCGACCAGGAGAGACACCCCCAG ATCATCGCCTCGGCCCACTACATGCTCTCGGAGCTCTTCCAGCTGGACGAGCCCCCCGAGGCGGACAGCGACGGCTCCCTGCGTGCCGGCTCGGAGGACAGCTAcagcgacgaggaggagggcgaggaggaggaagaggaggagctggcgGAGGACGACAGCGACACAAGCAGCTCGGACGCGGCGGGCGACAGTAAGGCCATCGCCGTGATCCGCTCCGTGGGGGAGCTGTCGGTGCCGGAGAAGTACAAGTCCACCCACCAGATACGG CCCAGTTACGCGTTCCCTGTGTCCCAGGATAAGGAGGAGAGGTGCAGGCACGTCCTCAGCTATGTGTTAGAG GGGTTGAAGGCGGTGGACGGGAGCATCAAGAAGGAGAGCGACCTGCCAGCGGCAGACCCAaacacccccatccccctcaaGTACGAGGAGAGGGTCGCCCCGGTGGAGAAGGGCATCACCCTGCTCCTGGAGATAG TCGTGCCGTTCCAGGAGATCAGAAAGCACGCTACTCGGTCGGGGATAATTCCCGGGACGTGGCAGCACCGCATCAAGCAGCAGCTCTTCCTCAAGGCGTCCAAGGCCTACTACGTGCTGTCGGACGCCGCCACCAACCTGCTCAAGTACGGACGCGCCCTGCGCTACATCAAGCTAGCGCTGCAGTGTCACG ATGCCTACTGCGCGGTGAGCAGCGTGCTGCCCCCGCGGGTTCTGCTCTTCCACACCGAGTGTCTGTCCCTGTGCGGGGACATCCAGCTGATGCTGGCTCAGAACGCCAACAACCGGGCCGCCTACCTGGAGGAGTACAGCTACCAGACCAAGGAGGACCAGGAGATCCTACACAGCCTGCATCGGGAGAGCGGCTGCCAGG CCTTCAACATGGCCACGGACCTGGCCACGGACCCGGAGTACCAGCTGATCGTCAGCAGCAAGTGCTACGAGGCGTCCTACGAGCTGCTGACGgcggaggtggtgaaggagcaGGGCGCCCAGCAGCTGGGCCAGGTGCTCAAGAGGCTGGGCAACATCCGCAACGAGATGGGCGTCTTCTACATGAACCAGGCGGCCGCCGTGCAGACGGAGAAGGAAG gGAGGTCCTCTGTGTCCGTGCCGGAGCAGGAGTTGTGGAAGAAGAGCTTCGCCTGCTTTGAGAAGGGCATGCAGGACTTCCACGCCATCGAGGACCAGACCAACACGGCGCTGCTGCTGTGCAACACGGGCCGGCTGATGAGGATCTGCGCCCAGGCCCACTGCGCGCTCTCCACCGACCAGAGCCGCGGGGAGTTCTCCCCCGAGGAGGCCCTCTACTACAACAAG GCTATAGACTACTACCTGCGTGCCATGAAGGCTCTGGCCACCAGAGGGAGCCACCCTCTGGTCTGGGACAGTGTGACCTGGGAGCTGTCCACCACATACTTCACCCTGGCTACCCTCCTCCAGGACTACGCCCCTCTGTCCCGCAAGGCCCAGCAGCAG ATCGAGCAGGAGGTGACGGACGCCATGATGAAGTCCCTGCGCTACTGCGACCTGCAGACGGAGTCGGCTCGCCAGCCCCTGTACCAGTACCGGGCCGCCACCATCCACCACCGCCTGGCCTCCATGTACCACAGCTGCTTCCGGAACCAG GTGGGAGACGAGCACGTCCGCAAGCAACACCGCAGCCTGGCGGAGCTGCACTACAGCAAGGCGGTGCGCCTCTTCCTCAGCCTGCGGGACGCGCCCTGCGAGCTGCTGCGCACCCTGCTGGAGCGGGTGGCCTTCGCCGAGTTCACCATGGCAG GTCAGAGCAGCAGCGGAGCCAAGCTCAAGTCCCTCACAGCGGCCCTGGAGGTCATGATGGACACCCGCCACGCCTTCCAGCTCATCCACAAGGAGCTGttcgagagccagagagag CTGATGACATGTGACCATACCCAGCCAATGCCGTCCGCCGACGGGGCTGACGGGCCCTCCTCCTCGGGGCTGaacctggaggaggtgatgaagcTGGTGGGCGTGTTTGAGGCCAGCTTCTCCTTCCTGCTGCTCCAGCTGGTCAAACTGCTGGCGGCCACCAAGCGCAAACCAAG CCCTAAGGACGAGGAGCTGCTGAAGACCTACAAGAGTGTGTACTCCAAGCTGCTGCGAGCTGAGAAGAGCGCGGCGCTCCACGCCCGCGTGCAGCTCTACGTGGATCTCCTGCAGCAGCTGTCCTCGCCGCCGGGGAGCGAGGACGCCAGGGCGTGA
- the zgc:153169 gene encoding uncharacterized protein zgc:153169 isoform X2 gives MAVLGTWAFSESAVDQLRSLISSGRQATDAVEEALAAAEDDPGTGRHIVGRGGFPNSAGVLECDAAIMEGGAGRFGAVAALRGVGSPVRVARSVMERSPHSLLVGEGAVGFAREQGFTVEPNEAMLTPHSTQAYQEFVEKKNQPSGHDTLGLIALDLMGNITVGVSTSGAPFKSPGRVGDSPLPGCGLYADHTVGAAAATGDGDKIMCFCPSFHVVQQMKQGSCPGDACRAVLTDILCRVEPAKRFEIGLIAMNMKGEVGAASSVEFPYTFWKRDMVKVQTCISVPLDSHGDKPGE, from the exons ATGGCAGTGTTAGGGACCTGGGCCTTCTCTGAGTCTGCAGTTGACCAGCTGAGGAGTCTGATCAGCTCTGGACGTCAAGCCACTGATGCTGTCGAGGAGGCTTTAGCAG CGGCTGAGGACGACCCAGGCACGGGGCGCCACATCGTGGGCAGGGGGGGGTTCCCCAACAGTGCCGGCGTGCTGGAGTGTGATGCTGCCATCATGGAGGGAGGGGCCGGGCGGTTTGGAGCAGTGGCGGCACTACGGGG GGTGGGGAGTCCTGTGCGTGTAGCGCGTAGCGTGATGGAGAGGAGCCCCCacagcctgctggtgggagagggagcagtGGGCTTTGCTAGGGAGCAAGGCTTCACTGTTGAGCCCAACGAAGCCATGCTGACTCCACATTCTACCCAGGCCTACCAG GAGTTTGTTGAGAAGAAAAACCAACCCAGTGGCCATGATACTCTTG GTCTCATTGCTCTGGACCTCATGGGGAACATAACAGTGG GAGTCTCTACTTCCGGAGCTCCCTTTAAGTCCCCCGGGAGGGTTGGAGATTCCCCCCTACCCGGTTGTGGGCTTTATGCTGACCACACG GTAGGCGCTGCTGCTG CCACAGGAGACGGCGATAAGATCATGTGTTTCTGCCCCAGCTTTCACGTCGTCCAGCAGATGAAACAG GGCTCTTGCCCTGGCGACGCCTGCCGAGCCGTCCTCACTGACATCCTGTGCCGGGTGGAGCCCGCAAAGAGGTTCGAGATTGGACTCATAGCCATGAACATGAAG GGTGAGGTTGGAGCGGCCTCTTCTGTGGAGTTCCCCTACACCTTCTGGAAGCGGGATATGGTCAAAGTCCAGACATGCATCAGTGTTCCACTAGACAGCCACGGAGACAAACCAGGggaatag
- the LOC115560402 gene encoding putative pre-mRNA-splicing factor ATP-dependent RNA helicase DHX32, which produces MAQDISSTPAEERPGGGVEGDLDMDSVSPSDSEFDDVLEINPFDGLPYSSRFYTLLKERTDLPVWKAKSYFMDCLSSNQFVIVSGSAKTGRSSQIPQWCTELSLAERYDRGMVVCTETSGQQAVDLALRVADEMDVNIGHEVGYSVPQETCCSGDTVLRFCTDSMLLREMKADPQLRRYGVVVVDQAHQRTLATDLLLGLLRDVGRRRPELRMVLLTSSHPGPRLLGHYHAGSTPSSVVGPHIQLESPAGGEVVFSGGGDYFCSSVRLVLEIHHSKEEGDVVVFLVTAQELDLACDLLWQEGSSLPPALGQLCPTPVHPGRAGSLPSQPASGGRRVFLTSSPNEDFFWAVGSIKFVIDAGLGERYVYIPRTRTYSAMVQPISRGEAVSRRQLTGPTGKCFCLYPEDRLLPDETHPHILECDITSSVLFLKRMELSGVGPCDFIDRPEPEGLMQALEELDYLAALDDDGNLSEMGIIMSEFPLDPQMAKTLLASCEFDCVDEVVTIAAMLTAPSCFRAPSVGLRADPSCRSLMKFQHPAGDHFTLINVFKAFQQSRQDPYCRVEEWCEANHLSLSALRSADRLRDELIHILRRTELPISTATFGCRSNTLNIKRALLAGFFMQVAQETDGSGNYLILTNKHVAQIHPLSGYGARTPKLGLPQWVLFHHFSFWEDNCLRTVTRIAPEEFIEMVPQYFFYNLPLSGSKEFLQDLLNHGSPHSPGRETASLEEEQQADTRCVVQ; this is translated from the exons ATGGCGCAGGACATCAGCAGTACACCTGCCGAGGAGCGACCCGGAGGAGGCGTGGAGGGAGATTTAGACATGGACTCCGTTAGTCCGTCGGACAGTGAATTTGACGACGTGTTGGAGATCAACCCGTTCGACGGATTGCCCTACTCCTCGAGGTTTTACACGTTGCTCAAGGAGAGGACGGATCTGCCGGTTTGGAAAGCTAAGAGTTACTTCATGGACTGCTTATCCAGCAACCAGTTTGTCATAGTGAGTGGGTCTGCCAAGACCGGTAGAAGTTCTCAA ATACCCCAGTGGTGTACAGAGCTGAGCCTGGCGGAGCGTTACGATCGCGGTATGGTGGTGTGTACTGAGACTAGCGGCCAGCAGGCGGTGGACTTGGCCCTTAGAGTGGCCGACGAGATGGACGTCAACATTGGCCATGAGGTGGGCTACAGCGTACCCCAGGAGACATGCTGCTCTGGGGACACCGTGCTCAG GTTCTGTACAGACAGCATGCTACTGAGGGAGATGAAGGCGGACCCCCAGCTGAGGCGCtacggtgtggtggtggtggaccagGCCCACCAGAGGACCCTGGCCACCGACCTGCTCTTGGGCCTGCTCAGGGACGTGGGCAGGCGGAGGCCGGAGCTCCGGATGGTGCTCCTCACCTCTAGCCACCCTGGACCCAGGCTGCTGGGCCACTACCacgctggctccacccccagctCAGTGGTGGGGCCGCACATCCAGCTGGAGAGCCCCgctgggggggaggtggtgttcagtggaggtggtg ATTACTTCTGCTCCTCTGTGCGTCTGGTTCTGGAGATCCACCACTCCAAAGAGGAGGGCGACGTGGTTGTGTTCCTGGTCACTGCACAG GAGCTGGATCTGGCATGTGACCTGCTCTGGCAGGAAGGCTCCAGTCTGCCTCCCGCACTGGGCCAGCTCTGCCCCACCCCGGTGCACCCTGGGCGGGCAGGGAGTCTACCCAGCCAGCCTGCCTCTGGAGGCCGACGGGTGTTCCTCACCTCCAGCCCCAACGAGGACTTCTTCTGGGCTGTGGGCTCCATAAAGTTTGTCATCGATGCTGGGCTCGGGGAGAGATAC GTGTACATCCCCCGGACCAGGACGTACTCCGCCATggttcagccaatcagcaggggGGAAGCAGTCAGTCGCAGACAACTCACTGGCCCAACAG GCAAGTGCTTCTGTCTATACCCCGAGGACCGGCTATTGCCCGACGAGACACACCCACATATCCTGGAGtgtgacatcacttcctccGTGCTGTTCCTCAAGAGGATGGAGCTCAGTGGCGTGGGCCCATGTGACTTCATCGACCGACCAG AGCCGGAGGGCTTGATGCAGGCTCTGGAGGAGCTGGACTACCTGGCGGCGCTGGACGATGACGGAAACTTGTCTGAGATGGGCATCATCATGTCTGAGTTCCCGCTGGACCCCCAGATGGCCAAGACCCTCCTTGCCTCCTGCGAGTTCGACTGCGTGGACGAGGTGGTCACCATCGCTGCCATGCTCACAG CACCCAGCTGTTTCCGGGCTCCCTCGGTAGGCCTGAGAGCAGATCCGTCCTGCCGGAGCCTCATGAAGTTCCAGCACCCGGCGGGAGACCACTTCACCCTCATCAACGTCTTCAAAGCCTTCCAGCAGAGCCGGCAGGACCCCT ACTGCAGGGTAGAGGAGTGGTGTGAGGCCAACCACCTGAGCCTCTCTGCCCTGCGTAGCGCCGACCGCCTCCGGGACGAGCTCATCCACATCCTGAGGAGGACGGAGCTTCCCATCTCCACGGCAACCTTCGGATGTCGCAGCAACACCCTGAACATCAAGAGAGCCCTGCTGGCCGGCTTCTTCATGCAG GTGGCCCAGGAGACAGACGGCTCGGGGAACTACTTGATCCTGACCAATAAACACGTGGCCCAGATACACCCCCTGTCGGGATACGGAGCCCGGACCCCCAAGCTGGGGCTGCCGCAGTGGGTCCTGTTCCACCACTTCTCCTTCTGGGAGGACAACTGTCTGAGGACCGTCACACGCATCGCTCCCGAAGA GTTTATTGAGATGGTGCCTCAGTACTTCTTCTACAACCTTCCACTAAGTGGGAGCAAGGAGTTTCTCCAAGACCTTCTGAACCACGGTTCTCCTCATTCTCCAGGGAGGGAAACTGCTTCGTTGGAAGAGGAGCAGCAAGCGGACACACGCTGTGTCGTCCAGTGA
- the LOC115560397 gene encoding uncharacterized protein LOC115560397 encodes MGRRRVRNRVRKPKPVDLIHQEGPQPEGPQPEGPRHEGPRPEGPQPEGLQQEGFQHEGLHQEGPHQEGPRQKGLHQEVPQPDGLHQEDLIQEGLQQEVPQPEGLQPEGLQQEGPQPEGLQPEGLHQEELIQEGLRQDGLQPEGLQPEGLQPEGLPQELLHQEGPRQEGLHQEGPDQEGPRQEGLHQDGPYQEGQRQEGPHQEGPHQEGPRQEGPRQEGEDTNTEPGEKALGTLKARLTPRPGGTSKTSMKKMVIILYLRSPFISRLGNLLIKDNDVLEMPTDGNHHVAVRQQPINALISCIPILNQDQPAATPLPDVVQIKEKPFVGLEQQGTSEVVMGCTEPVATQNNTEIPDMTDDEGEEPLQDSKEKSLGWRFLNWLSVVEKYPNHKRITRTYLKEATEEHLISSKAFKHQAALLSTKLSMGEKEQIRMRIYRAERREQKEALRLKEEQRYEQWAAEVGLSDAGEGPEDGPKKRMTRLDKVALGCISRLVSLFQ; translated from the exons ATGGGAAGAAGACGTGTGAGGAACCGGGTGAGGAAACCAAAACCTGTGGACCTCATCCACCAGGAGGGCCCCCAACCAGAGGGCCCCCAACCAGAGGGCCCCCGACATGAGGGCCCTCGACCAGAGGGCCCCCAACCAGAGGGCCTCCAACAGGAGGGCTTCCAACATGAGGGACTCCACCAGGAGGGACCCCACCAGGAGGGACCCCGACAGAAGGGCCTCCATCAGGAAGTCCCCCAACCAGATGGCCTCCATCAGGAGGATCTCATCCAGGAGGGCCTCCAACAGGAGGTCCCCCAACCAGAGGGCCTCCAACCAGAGGGCCTCCAACAGGAGGGCCCCCAACCAGAGGGCCTCCAACCAGAGGGCCTCCATCAGGAGGAACTCATCCAGGAGGGTCTTCGTCAGGATggtctccaaccagagggcCTCCAACCAGAGGGCCTCCAACCAGAGGGCCTCCCACAGGAGCTTCTCCACCAGGAGGGACCCCGACAGGAGGGACTCCACCAGGAGGGACCCGACCAGGAGGGACCCCGACAGGAGGGACTCCACCAGGATGGACCCTACCAGGAGGGACAACGACAGGAGGGACCCCACCAGGAGGGACCCCACCAGGAGGGACCCCGACAGGAGGGACCCCgacaggagggtgag GACACCAACACCGAGCCTGGAGAGAAGGCCTTAGGGACTTTGAAGGCCAGGCTGACTCCGAGACCGGGCGGGACATCCAAAACGAGCATGAAGAAAATGGTCATCATACTCTACCTAAGGAGCCCTTTTATCAGCAGACTAGGGAATCTGCTGATCAAAGACAACGATGTCCTGGAGATGCCAACTGACGGCAACCACCACGTTGCCGTTCGTCAACAACCCATAAACGCCCTGATCTCCTGCATCCCGATCCTCAACCAGGATCAACCGGCAGCCACCCCTCTGCCAGATGTAGTACAGATCAAGGAGAAACCTTTTGTTGGTCTTGAACAACAAGGCACCTCCGAGGTCGTTATGGGCTGTACAGAACCTGTGGCCACCCAGAACAACACTGAAATCCCGGACATGACAGACGACGAAGGGGAGGAACCGTTGCAGGACTCCAAAGAAAAGAGCCTCGGTTGGAGATTCCTCAATTGGCTAAGTGTGGTGGAGAAGTACCCCAACCATAAGAGGATCACCAGGACCTATCTGAAGGAGGCCACGGAGGAACACCTCATCTCCAGCA AGGCTTTTAAACATCAGGCTGCTTTGTTGAGTACAAAGCTCTCCATGGGCGAGAAAGAGCAGATACGGATGAGGATCTACCGGGCTGAGCGCCGGGAGCAGAAGGAGGCTCtgaggctgaaggaggagcagcgcTACGAGCAGTGGGCTGCTGAAGTGGGCCTCAGCGATGCAGGAGAGGGGCCAGAAGATGGGCCTAAGAAAAGGATGACCAGATTGGATAAGGTGGCTTTGGG ttgcATTTCCAGATTGGTCTCCCTGTTCCAATAG
- the zgc:153169 gene encoding uncharacterized protein zgc:153169 isoform X1 yields the protein MAVLGTWAFSESAVDQLRSLISSGRQATDAVEEALAAAEDDPGTGRHIVGRGGFPNSAGVLECDAAIMEGGAGRFGAVAALRGVGSPVRVARSVMERSPHSLLVGEGAVGFAREQGFTVEPNEAMLTPHSTQAYQEFVEKKNQPSGHDTLGLIALDLMGNITVGVSTSGAPFKSPGRVGDSPLPGCGLYADHTVGAAAATGDGDKIMCFCPSFHVVQQMKQKGSCPGDACRAVLTDILCRVEPAKRFEIGLIAMNMKGEVGAASSVEFPYTFWKRDMVKVQTCISVPLDSHGDKPGE from the exons ATGGCAGTGTTAGGGACCTGGGCCTTCTCTGAGTCTGCAGTTGACCAGCTGAGGAGTCTGATCAGCTCTGGACGTCAAGCCACTGATGCTGTCGAGGAGGCTTTAGCAG CGGCTGAGGACGACCCAGGCACGGGGCGCCACATCGTGGGCAGGGGGGGGTTCCCCAACAGTGCCGGCGTGCTGGAGTGTGATGCTGCCATCATGGAGGGAGGGGCCGGGCGGTTTGGAGCAGTGGCGGCACTACGGGG GGTGGGGAGTCCTGTGCGTGTAGCGCGTAGCGTGATGGAGAGGAGCCCCCacagcctgctggtgggagagggagcagtGGGCTTTGCTAGGGAGCAAGGCTTCACTGTTGAGCCCAACGAAGCCATGCTGACTCCACATTCTACCCAGGCCTACCAG GAGTTTGTTGAGAAGAAAAACCAACCCAGTGGCCATGATACTCTTG GTCTCATTGCTCTGGACCTCATGGGGAACATAACAGTGG GAGTCTCTACTTCCGGAGCTCCCTTTAAGTCCCCCGGGAGGGTTGGAGATTCCCCCCTACCCGGTTGTGGGCTTTATGCTGACCACACG GTAGGCGCTGCTGCTG CCACAGGAGACGGCGATAAGATCATGTGTTTCTGCCCCAGCTTTCACGTCGTCCAGCAGATGAAACAG AAGGGCTCTTGCCCTGGCGACGCCTGCCGAGCCGTCCTCACTGACATCCTGTGCCGGGTGGAGCCCGCAAAGAGGTTCGAGATTGGACTCATAGCCATGAACATGAAG GGTGAGGTTGGAGCGGCCTCTTCTGTGGAGTTCCCCTACACCTTCTGGAAGCGGGATATGGTCAAAGTCCAGACATGCATCAGTGTTCCACTAGACAGCCACGGAGACAAACCAGGggaatag